From a region of the Candidatus Pantoea bituminis genome:
- the rplN gene encoding 50S ribosomal protein L14: MIQEQTMLNVADNSGARRVMCIKVLGGSHRRYAGVGDIIKVTIKEAIPRGKVKKGDVLKAVVVRTRKGVRRPDGSVIRFDGNACVILNNNSEQPIGTRIFGPVTRELRTEKFMKIISLAPEVL, translated from the coding sequence ATGATCCAAGAACAGACTATGCTGAACGTCGCCGACAACTCCGGTGCACGTCGCGTAATGTGTATCAAGGTTCTGGGTGGCTCGCACCGTCGCTACGCAGGCGTCGGCGATATCATCAAAGTTACCATCAAGGAAGCAATTCCGCGTGGTAAGGTGAAAAAAGGTGATGTCCTGAAGGCGGTAGTGGTGCGCACCAGGAAGGGTGTTCGTCGCCCGGACGGTTCTGTCATTCGCTTCGATGGTAATGCATGCGTTATTTTAAACAATAACAGTGAGCAGCCTATCGGTACGCGTATTTTTGGGCCGGTAACTCGTGAACTTCGTACTGAAAAGTTCATGAAAATTATCTCTCTGGCACCAGAAGTACTCTAA
- the rplE gene encoding 50S ribosomal protein L5, with product MAKLHDYYKDEVVQKLMTEFGYNSVMQVPRVEKITLNMGVGEAIADKKLLDNAAADLAAISGQKPLVTKARKSVAGFKIRQGYPIGCKVTLRGERMWEFFERLVTIAVPRIRDFRGLSAKSFDGRGNYSMGVREQIIFPEIDYDKVDRVRGLDITITTTAKSDDEGRALLAAFDFPFRK from the coding sequence ATGGCGAAACTGCATGATTACTACAAAGACGAAGTAGTCCAGAAACTCATGACAGAGTTTGGCTACAATTCTGTCATGCAAGTCCCTCGGGTCGAGAAGATCACCCTGAACATGGGTGTAGGTGAAGCGATCGCTGACAAGAAACTGCTGGATAACGCAGCAGCTGACTTGGCAGCAATCTCCGGCCAAAAGCCGTTAGTCACCAAAGCACGCAAATCAGTTGCAGGCTTCAAAATCCGTCAGGGCTATCCGATCGGCTGTAAAGTAACTCTGCGTGGCGAACGCATGTGGGAGTTCTTTGAGCGTCTGGTCACCATTGCTGTTCCACGTATCCGTGACTTCCGTGGCCTGTCCGCTAAGTCATTCGATGGTCGTGGCAACTACAGCATGGGTGTACGTGAGCAGATCATCTTCCCAGAAATCGACTATGACAAAGTCGATCGCGTTCGTGGTTTGGATATCACCATTACCACTACTGCGAAATCTGATGATGAAGGCCGTGCTCTGCTGGCTGCCTTTGACTTCCCGTTCCGTAAGTAA
- the rpsN gene encoding 30S ribosomal protein S14: MAKQSMKAREVKRANLADKFFAKRAELKAIISDVNASDEDRWDAVLKLQSLPRDSSPSRQRNRCRQTGRPHGFLRKFGLSRIKVREAAMRGEIPGLKKASW; the protein is encoded by the coding sequence ATGGCTAAGCAATCTATGAAAGCACGCGAAGTTAAGCGTGCGAATTTAGCAGACAAATTCTTCGCAAAACGCGCTGAACTGAAAGCGATCATTTCTGATGTGAACGCTTCCGACGAAGATCGTTGGGATGCTGTTCTGAAGCTGCAGAGTCTGCCGCGTGATTCCAGCCCTTCACGTCAGCGTAACCGCTGCCGTCAAACAGGTCGTCCGCACGGTTTCCTGCGGAAGTTTGGGTTGAGCCGTATCAAGGTCCGTGAAGCCGCAATGCGCGGTGAAATCCCGGGTCTTAAAAAGGCTAGCTGGTAA
- the rplF gene encoding 50S ribosomal protein L6 translates to MSRVAKAPVVVPAGVEVKLNGQVISIKGKNGELTRTINDAVEVKHADNALTFAPREGFVDGWAQAGTSRALLNGMVIGVTEGFTKKLQLVGVGYRAAIKGNVVNLSLGFSHPVDHQLPAGITAECPTQTEIVLKGADKQLIGQVAADLRAYRRPEPYKGKGVRYADEVVRTKEAKKK, encoded by the coding sequence ATGTCTCGTGTTGCTAAAGCACCTGTCGTTGTTCCTGCCGGCGTAGAGGTAAAACTCAACGGTCAGGTAATTTCGATTAAAGGTAAAAACGGCGAGCTGACTCGTACTATCAATGATGCTGTTGAAGTTAAGCATGCTGACAACGCTCTTACTTTCGCTCCACGCGAAGGTTTCGTTGATGGCTGGGCGCAAGCGGGTACTTCTCGCGCGCTGCTTAACGGAATGGTTATCGGTGTTACCGAAGGCTTCACTAAGAAGCTGCAGCTGGTTGGTGTAGGTTATCGTGCTGCCATTAAAGGCAACGTAGTTAACCTGTCTCTGGGTTTCTCTCATCCAGTAGATCACCAGCTGCCCGCGGGTATCACTGCAGAGTGTCCGACTCAGACTGAAATCGTACTGAAAGGTGCAGATAAACAGTTGATCGGCCAGGTTGCAGCTGACTTGCGCGCCTACCGTCGTCCTGAGCCTTATAAAGGCAAGGGTGTCCGTTACGCCGACGAAGTCGTGCGTACCAAAGAGGCTA